The following are from one region of the Sorghum bicolor cultivar BTx623 chromosome 2, Sorghum_bicolor_NCBIv3, whole genome shotgun sequence genome:
- the LOC8079373 gene encoding PLASMODESMATA CALLOSE-BINDING PROTEIN 5, whose translation MESYTIVLLLPFTPPALARFLPTRNSATAAAATAAGIVASSVPSPGFRRVFAGDEHPPAHCYGSRWSLRMLVVREWNSKMFGKRLHGFLLLLVFLLANVAGSHAETTVDPDSVDGSKRRSLATSLFCVAKQGADPTALQMGLNWACGPGQANCAPIQPGGSCYKQDNLEALASYAYNDYYQKNFATGASCNFNGTAATTTSDPSSGQCVFTGSSMAGGSTPAASAPSGLSPPSTFTPGIGSPSNTLIPLDGAESLVSSARWAICALLLALPLFFL comes from the exons ATGGAAAGCTACACTATTGTGCTG CTTCTCCCGTTCACCCCGCCTGCGCTCGCTCGTTTTCTCCCTACCCGCAACTCGGCGACCGCCGCTGCTGCCACTGCTGCTGGTATAGTAGCATCGTCGGTCCCTTCGCCAGGCTTTCGTCGggtcttcgccggcgacgagcacccgCCAG CACATTGTTACGGTAGCAGGTGGTCTTTGAGAATGTTGGTGGTTAGAGAGTGGAACAGTAAAATGTTTGGCAAAAGATTGCACGGATTCCTGCTCCTGCTCGTCTTCCTTCTGGCAAACGTAGCAG GCAGCCATGCTGAAACCACCGTCGATCCAGATTCAGTGGACGGCAGCAAGAGGAGGTCGCTGGCCACCAGCTTGTTCTGTGTGGCGAAACAGGGCGCGGACCCGACGGCTCTGCAGATGGGACTGAACTGGGCGTGCGGGCCGGGGCAAGCGAACTGTGCGCCCATTCAGCCCGGCGGGTCGTGCTACAAGCAGGACAACCTGGAGGCGCTAGCGTCCTACGCCTACAACGACTACTACCAGAAGAACTTTGCCACCGGCGCCTCTTGCAACTTCAACGGCACGGCCGCGACCACCACCTCTGATCCCA GCTCGGGGCAGTGTGTCTTCACAGGAAG CTCCATGGCAGGAGGCAGCACGCCGGCTGCGAGCGCCCCCAGCGGCCTCTCCCCGCCGTCAACGTTCACGCCGGGCATCGGGAGCCCTTCCAACACCCTGATCCCTCTGGACGGCGCGGAGAGCCTAGTGTCCAGCGCCCGGTGGGCGATCTGCGCCCTGCTGCTGGCGTTGCCGCTCTTCTTCCTCTGA
- the LOC8063521 gene encoding serine/arginine-rich SC35-like splicing factor SCL33 isoform X1 gives MLNPNPFYWSSINMRRGYSYSPSPPRGYRRRERSPSPRDYYGGRGRDLPTSLLVRNLRRDCRPEDLRRPFGQFGRLKDIYLPRDYYTGEPRGFGFVQYYDPDDAADAKYYMDGQVVLGRQITVVFAEENRKKPQEMRARDRVRGHSYDRRYSRSRSPRYYRGGSPSRSRSYSRSPSPRDPKHRLRERSYSGSPVDSISRSGSPYEDGYPRSSQRERSVSVSG, from the exons ATGCTCAACCCTAATCCCTTTTACTGGTCATCG ATCAATATGAGAAGGGGCTACAGTTACAGCCCTTCACCACCAAGGGGCTACAGGAGAAGGGAGCGCAGCCCAAGCCCCCGTGATTATTATGGTGGCCGTGGTAGGGATCTCCCAACCAGTCTTCTGGTCAGGAATCTCCGTCGGGACTGCAG GCCAGAAGACCTCCGTCGGCCATTTGGACAATTTGGTCGACTTAaagatatatatcttccaagagATTATTACACTGG GGAGCCTCGAGGGTTTGGATTTGTCCAGTATTATGATCCTGATGATGCTGCTGATGCAAAGTATTATATGGATGGGCAGGTAGTTCTTGGTAGGCAAATAACAGTTGTTTTTGCAGAAGAGAACAGAAAGAAGCCTCAAGAGATGAGAGCTAGAGATAGAGTCAG GGGTCATTCTTATGATCGGAGGTATTCTCGCTCTAGGTCCCCTCGTTATTATAGAGGTGGCTCTCCTTCACGCAGCCGAAGCTACTCAAG GTCTCCTTCACCTCGGGATCCAAAACACAGACTTAGAGAGAGGTCGTACTCCGGCTCACCTGTGGACAGCATATCAAGAAGTGGGAGCCCGTATGAGGATGGATATCCCAGATCATCACAAAGGGAGAGATCTGTTTCTGTCAGCGGATGA
- the LOC8063521 gene encoding serine/arginine-rich SC35-like splicing factor SCL33 isoform X2: MRRGYSYSPSPPRGYRRRERSPSPRDYYGGRGRDLPTSLLVRNLRRDCRPEDLRRPFGQFGRLKDIYLPRDYYTGEPRGFGFVQYYDPDDAADAKYYMDGQVVLGRQITVVFAEENRKKPQEMRARDRVRGHSYDRRYSRSRSPRYYRGGSPSRSRSYSRSPSPRDPKHRLRERSYSGSPVDSISRSGSPYEDGYPRSSQRERSVSVSG, translated from the exons ATGAGAAGGGGCTACAGTTACAGCCCTTCACCACCAAGGGGCTACAGGAGAAGGGAGCGCAGCCCAAGCCCCCGTGATTATTATGGTGGCCGTGGTAGGGATCTCCCAACCAGTCTTCTGGTCAGGAATCTCCGTCGGGACTGCAG GCCAGAAGACCTCCGTCGGCCATTTGGACAATTTGGTCGACTTAaagatatatatcttccaagagATTATTACACTGG GGAGCCTCGAGGGTTTGGATTTGTCCAGTATTATGATCCTGATGATGCTGCTGATGCAAAGTATTATATGGATGGGCAGGTAGTTCTTGGTAGGCAAATAACAGTTGTTTTTGCAGAAGAGAACAGAAAGAAGCCTCAAGAGATGAGAGCTAGAGATAGAGTCAG GGGTCATTCTTATGATCGGAGGTATTCTCGCTCTAGGTCCCCTCGTTATTATAGAGGTGGCTCTCCTTCACGCAGCCGAAGCTACTCAAG GTCTCCTTCACCTCGGGATCCAAAACACAGACTTAGAGAGAGGTCGTACTCCGGCTCACCTGTGGACAGCATATCAAGAAGTGGGAGCCCGTATGAGGATGGATATCCCAGATCATCACAAAGGGAGAGATCTGTTTCTGTCAGCGGATGA
- the LOC8079374 gene encoding 54S ribosomal protein L37, mitochondrial, with protein sequence MAMSWTRGLKHGVVPRHAAQLIESRSLAIASKGKKGGKGGAADAAKTPALSQELKSTTVFGANILKEGSDPKIQPDSEYPDWLWHMLNKRPVLSELRRKDPKTLPYEDLKRFVKLDNRSRIKEKNALTAKN encoded by the coding sequence ATGGCGATGTCTTGGACAAGAGGGTTAAAGCATGGCGTTGTTCCGAGGCATGCCGCTCAATTGATAGAGAGTAGAAGCCTTGCAATTGCAAGCAAGGGAAAGAAGGGTGGAAAGGGCGGTGCGGCTGATGCTGCCAAAACTCCTgcgctcagccaagagcttaaGAGTACAACAGTGTTTGGGGCAAACATCCTCAAGGAGGGTTCTGATCCAAAAATTCAACCAGACTCTGAGTATCCTGACTGGCTGTGGCACATGCTCAACAAGCGTCCTGTGCTGAGTGAGCTGCGGAGGAAAGATCCCAAGACACTCCCTTATGAAGACCTGAAGCGTTTTGTCAAGTTGGACAACCGATCTAGGATCAAGGAAAAGAATGCCCTCACTGCTAAGAACTGA
- the LOC8063522 gene encoding IQ domain-containing protein IQM2 — translation MGVLFSCPVEEEEDVPAGAALPAPEGGGGGNAGVEPTALKPSLAGSGKLRFERSLGSLIRREQQSPSARLQVDAEKIPATSSRATVAPVPLVMPRELARTRFADAAAAAAAPESPKHEAAAVTVQKVYKSFRTRRRLADCAVVVEQSWWELLDFALLRRSSVSFFDIERQESAVSKWARARTRAAKVGKGLSKDEKAQKLALQHWLEAIDPRHRYGHNLHYYYDCWLRCESKEPFFYWLDVGEGKEINLERCPRLKLLSQCIKYLGPKEREEYEVVIEDGKFMFKKSRQILDTSGGARDAKWIFVLSTSKNLYVGQKKKGTFQHSSFLAGGATSAAGRLVVEDGILKAIWPHSGHYRPTEENFQEFQSFLKDNNVDLTDVKMSPDEDDEEFWSRLRSIPSDCCAAADKPEQDQQAAAEETNPCQAPQEVTESSAPDEVSLSQHEETSKSLSPTATVTRQDSSEDAETSTSSHRASVSDDSQAENHAAAAAADDDNTAVPREKILQRISSKKETKSYQLGKQVSFKWTTGAGPRIVCVRDYPSELQLRALEQVHLSPRGGAAAAIVAGAGRAASSRFASPQRCSSPVAARGRRELLAPGGCGRASSSRFASPQRSRCEPLTAREAFRTHLMARG, via the exons ATGGGCGTGCTCTTCTCATGCcccgtggaggaggaggaggacgtgcCGGCGGGAGCTGCCCTTCCGGCGccggagggcggcggcggcggcaatgcCGGCGTGGAGCCGACGGCCCTCAAGCCGTCGTTGGCGGGCTCCGGGAAGCTTCGGTTCGAGCGCTCGCTCGGCAGCCTGATCAGGCGGGAGCAGCAGAGCCCCAGCGCGCGCCTGCAGGTGGACGCCGAAAAGATCCCCGCCACGTCGTCGCGCGCCACCGTGGCGCCCGTGCCGCTGGTCATGCCCAGGGAGCTCGCGCGGACCAGGTTCGCCGACGCCGCGGCTGCTGCGGCCGCGCCGGAGAGCCCCAAGCACGAGGCGGCGGCCGTGACGGTGCAGAAGGTGTACAAGAGCTTCCGCAcgcgccgccgcctcgccgactgcgccgtcgtcgtcgagcaGAGCTG GTGGGAGCTGTTGGATTTCGCGCTGCTCCGGCGGAGCTCCGTCTCTTTCTTTGACATCGAGAGGCAGGAGTCGGCGGTGTCCAAGTGGGCAAGGGCAAGAACCAGAGCTGCCAAG GTTGGCAAAGGGTTGTCCAAGGATGAGAAGGCCCAGAAACTTGCGCTGCAGCACTGGCTCGAAGCT ATTGACCCGCGCCACCGATACGGTCATAACCTTCACTATTACTACGACTGCTGGCTGAGGTGCGAGAGCAAGGAGCCATTCTTCTACTG GCTGGATGTTGGAGAAGGCAAGGAAATCAATCTCGAGCGGTGTCCGCGGTTGAAGCTTCTGAGCCAGTGCATCAAGTACCTTGGTCCG aaagaaagagaagaatatGAGGTTGTGATTGAGGACGGCAAGTTCATGTTCAAGAAAAGCAGGCAAATCCTTGACACATCCGGTGGAGCGAGAGATGCCAAGTGGATCTTTGTTCTAAGCACATCCAAGAATCTGTATGTTGGACAG AAGAAAAAGGGCACATTTCAGCATTCAAGCTTCCTCGCTGGAGGAGCTACATCTGCTGCTGGTCGACTAGTTGTCGAAGATGGAATCCTGAAG gCTATCTGGCCACACAGCGGGCACTACCGCCCAACCGAAGAGAACTTCCAGGAATTCCAGAGCTTCCTCAAAGACAACAATGTCGACCTCACTGATGTCAAG ATGAGCCCAGATGAAGAcgatgaggagttctggagcaGGCTCAGAAGCATTCCCTCCGACTGCTGCGCCGCTGCTGACAAACCTGAACAAGATCAACAGGCCGCAGCTGAAGAAACCAACCCTTGCCAGGCACCTCAAGAAGTCACTGAATCGAGCGCACCTGACGAAGTCTCTCTCTCACAGCACGAAGAAACCAGCAAGAGTCTCAGTCCCACTGCAACTGTCACGAGGCAAGATTCATCAGAGGACGCCGAGACCTCAACGTCCAGCCACCGTGCCTCCGTGTCCGACGATAGTCAAGCGGAGAAccacgccgccgctgccgccgccgatgACGACAACACGGCCGTGCCGAGGGAGAAGATCCTGCAGAGGATCAGCTCGAAGAAGGAGACCAAGTCGTACCAGCTGGGGAAGCAGGTGTCCTTCAAGTGGACCACGGGCGCGGGGCCCCGAATCGTGTGCGTCCGGGACTACCCGTCGGAGCTCCAGCTCCGGGCGCTGGAGCAGGTGCACCTGTCGCCGCGGGGCGGCGCAGCTGCCGCCATCGTCGCTGGGGCCGGCAGGGCGGCGTCGTCCCGGTTCGCGTCGCCGCAGCGGTGCAGCAGCCCGGTGGCGGCGAGAGGGCGCCGCGAGCTGCTGGCGCCGGGGGGATGCGGCAGGGCGTCGTCGTCACGGTTCGCGTCGCCGCAGCGGTCGCGCTGCGAGCCGCTGACGGCGAGGGAGGCGTtccggacgcacctgatggccAGAGGTTAA
- the LOC8079375 gene encoding DEAD-box ATP-dependent RNA helicase 36, translated as MEVDGGAQPFRLFSNRGKSKPRLKLEPQVQPQPQPEPEPPSSEPAAAEADHPPSPTIVTETSQADDVEAASGAAPATFADLGLSQWLVDACDALGMRRPTAVQRRCIPRALAGEDVLGIAETGSGKTAAFALPILHRLGEDPYGVAALALAPTRELAAQLAEQFRALGAPLGLRCLAAIGGFDSLAQAKGLSRRPHVVVATPGRIATLVKDDPDLAKVFARTKFLVLDEADRVLDVNFEEELRVIFGCLPKKRQTFLFSATMSDNLRSLLELSGNKSYFFEAYEGFKTVETLKQQYIHVPPQGKELHLWYLLSIMKEKKEDPIRSAIVFVSKCNVCQYLDLLLEELGYPAVALNSHKSQAQRLLALNRFKSGQVPILISTDVGSRGLDIQTVDLVINYDMPMSPRDYIHRVGRTARASRGGLAISFVTQKDICLLHEIEDVVGKQLEAYECNDKEVTKDITKVFKARRLAKMRSRDEGHDEKVEARKEQKKRDRARKRKHED; from the exons ATGGAGGTCGATGGCGGGGCACAGCCTTTCCGCCTATTCTCCAACAGGGGCAAGTCCAAACCCAGGCTCAAGCTCGAGCCTCAGGTGCAACCCCAGCCCCAGCCGGAACCGGAACCCCCAAGCTCTgaacccgccgccgccgaggccgaCCACCCCCCGTCTCCCACCATCGTGACCGAGACCAGCCAGGCCGATGACGTCGAGGCCGCGTCCGGCGCGGCGCCGGCGACCTTCGCGGACCTCGGCCTGTCGCAGTGGCTGGTGGACGCGTGCGACGCCCTGGGCATGCGGCGCCCCACGGCGGTGCAGCGCCGGTGCATCCCGCGCGCGCTCGCGGGGGAGGACGTGCTGGGGATCGCCGAGACGGGGAGCGGCAAGACGGCCGCGTTCGCGCTGCCCATCCTGCACCGCCTCGGGGAGGACCCCTACGGCGTGGCCGCGCTCGCGCTCGCCCCCACGCGCGAGCTCGCGGCGCAGCTCGCCGAGCAGTTCCGCGCGCTCGGGGCGCCGCTCGGACTCAGGTGCCTCGCGGCCATCGGAGGCTTCGACTCGCTCGCGCAGGCCAAGGGGCTCTCGCGTCGCCCCCATGTCGTCGTCGCCACCCCAGGCCGCATTGCCACGCTCGTCAAAGACGATCCTGACCTTGCCAAAGTATTCGCTCGAACCAAG TTTCTTGTGTTGGACGAGGCGGATAGAGTTCTAGATGTTAATTTTGAAGAGGAACTTCGTGTCATATTTGGCTGTTTACCAAAGAAACGGCAAACCTTCCTGTTttcagcaacgatgtcagacAATCTGAGATCATTGCTTGAACTTTCCGGCAACAAATCATACTTTTTTGAAGCATATGAAGGGTTCAAGACAGTAGAGACCTTAAAGCAACAATACATTCATGTCCCTCCTCAGGGGAAAGAGCTCCATCTTTGGTATCTTCTGTCAATTATGAAGGAAAAAAAGGAAGACCCTATCCGTTCAGCCATTGTATTTGTCTCAAAATGCAA TGTCTGCCAATATTTAGATCTGCTGCTGGAAGAGCTTGGTTATCCTGCTGTTGCTTTGAACTCTCACAAGTCTCAGGCACAACGGCTCTTAGCACTTAACCGGTTTAAATCCGGCCAGGTTCCCATATTGATTTCCACTGATGTGGGCAGTCGTGGGTTGGATATCCAAACAGTTGATCTAGTTATCAACTATGACATGCCAAT GTCTCCACGTGATTACATCCACCGGGTTGGACGAACTGCAAGAGCTTCAAGGGGAGGGCTTGCTATAAGCTTTGTTACACAG AaagatatatgtcttttgcatgAGATAGAAGATGTTGTGGGGAAGCAGTTGGAGGCCTATGAGTGCAATGATAAAGAAGTTACTAAAGATATTACAAAG GTGTTCAAAGCAAGACGTCTGGCGAAGATGAGGAGCAGGGACGAGGGACACGATGAGAAAGTAGAAGCCAGAAAAGAGCAGAAGAAAAGAGATCGGGCAAGAAAGAGGAAACATGAAGACTGA
- the LOC8063523 gene encoding uncharacterized protein LOC8063523 — translation MSSSDTDDVPDGGEDSPLFRRSGGPSSGSSVGDVPVSQSLIKAASNVCFSLFVLAVLVVTVVAVTYQPPDPWFQSSAAITTSLSRVLPNSTFLVPDDSLLPTGEDFNSSSSAPAVPAPARDDNDDAAAAVSAASAAAAGNRTCDPDAPLNCSDPRVLAAVKAFNARAFFRKSIVFLSYETPVPGPKPGQCDVAWRFRNRREKSWRRYRDYRRFSLASGDGCALDIVSVGKFRSGTNAARRPYPKGPKRPRVSPPPVDAEINDTIPVVGSEAEFKKGKYLYYMRGGDHCKSMNQFIWSFLCGLGEAKFLNRTFVMDLNICLSGAHTVDGKDVDGKDFRYYFDFEHLKESVPVVEEGDFLKDWKRWDKKKKKGPGRITVRKVPSYKITPMQLKKDKSNIIWRQFNGQEPENYWYRVCEGRAAKVIQRPWYAIWKSKRLMNIVTEIAGRMDWDYDGLHVVRGWKAQNKQMYPNLDSDTSPDALVDKVTKLVKPWRNLYIATNEPFYNYFDKLRSHFHIHLLDDYKELWSNTSEWYNETTTLSQGKPVPFDAYMRVIVDTEVFYRSKAQVETFNNLTRDCKDGINTCNL, via the coding sequence ATGTCCTCCTCCGACACGGACGACGTCCCCGACGGTGGCGAGGACTCGCCCCTCTTCCGCCGCAGCGGGGGGCCCTCCTCGGGCAGCTCCGTCGGCGACGTTCCCGTCTCGCAGTCGCTCATCAAGGCGGCGAGCAACGTGTGCTTCTCCCTCTTCGTGCTCGCCGTCCTCGTCGTCACCGTCGTCGCCGTCACCTACCAGCCGCCGGACCCCTGGTTCCAGTCCTCCGCCGCCATCACCACCTCGCTCTCCCGTGTCCTCCCCAACTCCACCTTCCTCGTCCCCGACGACTCGCTCCTACCCACCGGCGAGGActtcaactcctcctcctccgcccccGCCGTCCCGGCACCGGCGCGGGACGACAACGACGACGCGGCCGCGGCCGTcagcgccgcctccgccgccgccgcgggcaaCAGGACCTGCGACCCGGACGCGCCGCTCAACTGCTCCGACCCGCGCGTCCTCGCCGCCGTCAAGGCGTTCAATGCCAGGGCCTTCTTCCGCAAGTCCATCGTGTTTCTCAGCTACGAGACGCCGGTGCCCGGGCCCAAGCCCGGCCAGTGCGACGTCGCCTGGAGGTTCAGGAACCGCCGGGAGAAGTCGTGGCGCCGCTACAGGGATTACCGCCGGTTCAGCCTCGCCTCGGGCGATGGCTGCGCTCTTGACATCGTCAGCGTCGGCAAGTTCCGGTCGGGGACGAATGCAGCTCGCCGGCCGTATCCTAAGGGCCCGAAGAGGCCCCGTGTGTCGCCGCCGCCTGTGGATGCGGAGATCAATGACACAATCCCCGTCGTCGGATCAGAGGCAGAGTTCAAGAAGGGAAAGTATTTGTACTATATGAGAGGTGGTGACCATTGCAAGAGCATGAACCAGTTCATTTGGAGCTTCCTGTGTGGGCTCGGTGAAGCCAAGTTCCTCAACCGGACGTTCGTGATGGATCTGAATATTTGTTTGTCTGGGGCACACACGGTGGATGGGAAGGATGTGGATGGGAAAGATTTCCGGTACTATTTTGATTTTGAGCACTTGAAGGAGAGTGTGCCGGTGGTGGAGGAAGGGGACTTCTTGAAGGATTGGAAGCGGTgggataagaagaagaagaagggtccaGGACGGATCACAGTGCGGAAGGTTCCATCGTACAAGATAACACCGATGCAACTGAAGAAGGACAAGAGCAACATCATCTGGAGGCAATTTAATGGCCAGGAGCCCGAGAATTACTGGTACCGAGTTTGCGAAGGGCGAGCTGCCAAAGTCATTCAAAGGCCTTGGTATGCTATTTGGAAGTCGAAGAGGCTGATGAACATTGTGACTGAGATTGCAGGTAGGATGGATTGGGATTATGATGGCTTGCATGTTGTCCGAGGGTGGAAGGCgcagaacaagcaaatgtatcCAAACCTGGATTCTGACACATCGCCTGATGCACTTGTTGATAAGGTGACCAAGCTTGTTAAGCCATGGAGAAATCTATACATCGCAACTAATGAGCCGTTCTATAACTACTTCGACAAGCTAAGGTCACACTTCCATATCCATTTGCTTGATGATTACAAGGAGCTCTGGTCAAACACTAGTGAATGGTACAATGAGACAACAACGCTTAGTCAGGGTAAGCCAGTGCCATTCGACGCATACATGAGGGTGATTGTGGACACTGAGGTATTTTACAGATCGAAGGCACAAGTTGAGACATTCAACAACTTGACAAGGGATTGCAAAGATGGAATTAATACGTGCAACTTGTGA